In Zunongwangia profunda SM-A87, the following proteins share a genomic window:
- a CDS encoding response regulator, whose protein sequence is MIRVVVAEDHLAVADGILAYFKYHDSISIIGHAKNGEDLVKLVEKNIPDVVLTDVKMPVMDGIEAAKLIKAKFDRIGIIAFSMFDQDEAVDLMLQAGATGYLLKNSPLSEMEKAILKVSEGNLYYDPNLSLATENTPNENTGILTKRQIEILKLVGKGKTNQQIADALFIGKTTVETHRKNMIRKLGLHGPGELLRYALQRKYDF, encoded by the coding sequence ATGATTAGAGTGGTAGTTGCCGAAGATCATTTAGCCGTAGCCGATGGGATTTTGGCTTATTTCAAATATCACGATAGTATATCGATTATCGGTCACGCCAAAAATGGCGAGGATCTAGTAAAACTGGTAGAAAAAAATATTCCTGATGTTGTACTAACCGATGTGAAAATGCCGGTGATGGACGGAATTGAAGCAGCAAAACTGATAAAAGCAAAATTCGACAGGATTGGGATTATTGCCTTTAGCATGTTTGATCAGGACGAGGCGGTAGATTTAATGTTGCAGGCCGGTGCCACCGGATACTTGCTAAAAAATTCTCCCCTTTCTGAAATGGAAAAAGCAATATTAAAGGTTTCTGAAGGAAATTTATATTACGATCCCAATTTAAGTCTTGCTACTGAAAACACACCTAACGAGAATACCGGAATTCTTACGAAACGCCAAATTGAAATCTTAAAACTGGTAGGTAAAGGTAAAACCAATCAGCAAATAGCGGATGCTTTATTTATCGGAAAAACCACGGTAGAAACTCATCGTAAAAACATGATTAGAAAACTCGGTTTACATGGCCCGGGAGAATTGCTGCGCTACGCTTTACAGCGCAAATACGATTTTTAA
- a CDS encoding PepSY-associated TM helix domain-containing protein — protein MKKKKNYSLRAFINDVHLWLGLGSGIILFLVCFSGTILTFEDEIKDLFAEDFTVEGGDEKLSIEQLISVLESEGMVSSVTVPAKDGEAYEFSVKESPEQRRGTTYYVNPYSAEFSKKRESSLDGFFFSMFKLHRWLLLDSSIGRPIVGVATIIFLILSITGIVLWFPKKKINWKTLKPGFKIKFSARWKRINHDLHNTLGFYACIFLAIMSLTGLCWSFQWYRDLGSEVMGAQIFGGRGGPRVESEAQIDEDEMISIAAVEKITAQELNYEGKTSISFPSGDKGVYSIRKYESAKLSPLIADNLIVDRDGKVLKKEVFNDKPINLRIASLIKPLHTGSIYGGFSKLLYFLACLIATSLPITGTFIWIHKMKKKPKKE, from the coding sequence ATGAAGAAAAAGAAAAATTACAGTTTACGCGCATTTATAAATGATGTTCATTTATGGTTAGGATTAGGCAGCGGGATCATTTTATTTTTGGTTTGTTTTAGCGGAACCATACTTACTTTTGAAGACGAAATAAAAGATCTTTTTGCCGAAGATTTTACGGTTGAAGGCGGAGATGAAAAATTATCGATAGAACAGTTAATTTCGGTATTAGAAAGTGAAGGGATGGTAAGTTCGGTTACCGTACCGGCTAAAGACGGCGAAGCTTACGAGTTTAGTGTAAAAGAATCCCCTGAACAACGCCGCGGAACCACCTATTATGTAAATCCTTATTCTGCCGAATTCAGTAAAAAACGTGAATCTTCTTTAGATGGCTTTTTCTTTTCTATGTTTAAATTACATCGATGGTTACTGTTAGATTCTTCGATTGGGCGGCCTATTGTTGGTGTTGCTACAATTATCTTTTTAATATTATCGATCACTGGGATCGTGCTTTGGTTTCCAAAGAAAAAAATCAACTGGAAAACTTTAAAACCCGGCTTTAAAATTAAATTTTCGGCCAGATGGAAACGTATTAACCACGATTTACATAATACCTTAGGATTTTATGCCTGTATCTTTTTAGCTATTATGTCGCTTACCGGTTTGTGTTGGTCGTTCCAATGGTATCGTGATTTAGGGAGCGAGGTAATGGGCGCTCAAATTTTTGGTGGGCGTGGAGGCCCACGTGTAGAAAGTGAGGCACAAATTGATGAAGATGAAATGATATCAATTGCTGCGGTAGAAAAAATCACCGCACAGGAACTAAATTATGAAGGCAAAACATCAATTAGTTTTCCTTCTGGGGACAAGGGTGTTTATAGCATTAGAAAATATGAATCGGCTAAACTTTCACCACTTATTGCCGACAATCTAATTGTAGATCGAGATGGGAAGGTGCTTAAAAAGGAAGTTTTTAATGATAAACCTATTAATCTAAGAATAGCTTCTTTAATTAAACCTTTGCATACAGGAAGTATTTATGGAGGTTTCTCTAAGCTCCTTTATTTTTTAGCCTGTTTGATTGCAACGAGTCTCCCTATTACTGGAACCTTTATCTGGATTCATAAAATGAAAAAGAAACCAAAGAAAGAATAA
- a CDS encoding ATP-binding protein: MKSILAFFGFLTFGLVSCFAQQNLLDKAEASKEADNYQLSLNILSKIDTNTLSIPQKARFYYLKSANYKFRKEDSDAYPLLLKARKLYTALDSLEKLATINLELFQVVRNIGGDHLNYDEYIKAYLDYHLSQNDPKNLRKAYIRIAGNFARETTVDSSFNYFKKALQLIRIDKDTLAEAHMLNNFGVLHNEFTSYKDSALYYFTTSRRLYKKSEYIQASFQNTASAYKKLGEYDKAIENYQKADSLLGKEYSKERKRFLYDLMAKTYELAEKPTKALEYYKLTQAYQDSLNLQEQEKAIFDIQTKYEVQKKENENLQLKQSRFWLISGVILLVLLLIATYLVYRTRIAKKQLEVKQSALEKNELEKQLKDQELAGLDAMIEGQEKERQRIANDLHDNLGGLLATLKLHFQNLKTKTDRLRDEQDELFKTTNSLLDETYQQVRNYAHQRNAGLKTSEGLVPSIKNFASKVSVGNNLVVQVEAHDMDERLENSVEITIFRIVQELITNVIKHAEASEIIVHLTSFEDHINIMVEDNGKGFDPSIIKDNDGMGLASIIKRVEHLGGNVDIDSHSGSGTTVILNIPKS; encoded by the coding sequence ATGAAAAGTATCCTGGCTTTTTTTGGATTTTTAACTTTTGGGCTGGTGTCTTGCTTTGCTCAGCAAAACCTTTTAGATAAGGCTGAAGCTTCTAAAGAAGCCGATAACTATCAATTATCCTTAAATATCTTATCGAAAATTGACACCAATACCTTATCCATCCCACAAAAAGCCAGGTTTTATTATTTAAAATCTGCCAACTATAAATTCAGGAAGGAAGATTCAGATGCTTATCCATTATTATTGAAAGCACGTAAGCTTTATACGGCATTGGATAGTCTGGAGAAATTAGCGACCATTAATCTGGAACTTTTTCAGGTCGTAAGAAATATTGGTGGTGATCATTTAAACTATGATGAATATATAAAAGCCTATCTGGATTACCATCTTTCTCAGAATGATCCGAAAAACCTGCGCAAAGCCTATATTCGGATTGCAGGGAATTTTGCCAGAGAAACAACAGTGGACAGTTCTTTTAACTATTTTAAGAAAGCATTGCAATTAATAAGAATCGATAAGGATACGCTGGCAGAAGCCCACATGCTAAATAATTTTGGGGTATTGCATAATGAATTTACCTCCTATAAAGATTCCGCTTTATATTATTTTACAACTTCTAGAAGATTATATAAAAAGTCTGAATACATACAAGCTAGCTTTCAAAATACGGCCAGTGCTTATAAAAAGTTAGGCGAGTATGATAAAGCGATTGAAAATTATCAAAAAGCAGATTCGCTTTTAGGTAAAGAATACAGTAAAGAACGTAAGCGTTTTTTATATGATCTCATGGCCAAAACTTATGAGCTTGCCGAGAAACCGACAAAAGCTCTGGAGTATTACAAATTAACTCAGGCCTATCAGGATAGTTTAAATCTACAAGAACAGGAAAAGGCGATTTTCGACATCCAAACCAAATATGAGGTTCAGAAAAAAGAAAATGAAAACCTGCAATTAAAGCAATCTCGATTTTGGTTAATTTCAGGAGTCATTCTTTTGGTGTTGTTGCTTATTGCTACTTATTTGGTGTACCGTACCCGTATTGCCAAAAAGCAATTAGAAGTTAAGCAGTCGGCTTTAGAGAAAAACGAATTAGAAAAGCAGCTTAAGGATCAGGAGCTTGCAGGCTTAGATGCTATGATCGAGGGGCAGGAAAAAGAGCGCCAGCGTATTGCCAACGATCTTCATGATAATTTAGGAGGATTGCTGGCTACCTTAAAACTGCATTTTCAGAATTTAAAAACCAAGACCGATCGTCTTCGCGACGAGCAGGACGAGTTGTTTAAAACCACCAACTCACTTTTAGATGAAACCTATCAGCAGGTTAGAAATTACGCGCACCAGCGTAATGCCGGTCTAAAAACCAGTGAAGGTTTGGTGCCGTCCATAAAGAATTTTGCTTCAAAAGTTTCTGTAGGGAATAATCTTGTGGTTCAGGTAGAAGCGCATGATATGGATGAGCGCTTAGAAAATAGTGTAGAAATCACGATTTTCAGGATCGTACAGGAATTAATTACCAATGTGATTAAACACGCTGAAGCTTCAGAAATTATTGTTCATCTTACTTCTTTTGAAGATCATATCAATATCATGGTAGAGGATAACGGTAAAGGTTTTGACCCTTCTATTATAAAAGATAACGACGGGATGGGATTGGCTTCGATTATAAAGCGGGTAGAACATCTTGGCGGTAATGTAGATATAGATAGCCATTCGGGTAGTGGTACTACTGTCATTTTAAATATTCCCAAATCATGA